The nucleotide sequence GGGTGCCCACCTGCTGGTACTGAGCGCCGGAATGAACGTTGAGTCGATCACCACCATGTTCGGCTCATCCTTTCCCAAGGAAAACCGCGTCAGCACCGGCAAACCGGTGATCGACGCCGTGGTAGCCCTGAAGAGCCTGCTGGAGCCGCAGGTGCGCTTTCGCGAACTGTACCTGCTCGAGCACTCGCGCAAGGTCCGCGCCGCCGTGCGCATGCCGTTGGCCTACCTCGGCGGGGTGAAAAGTCTGGAGAGTATCGAGCACCTCATGGCGCAGGGCTTCGATGCGGTGGCGCTGGGCCGTGTGTTGCTGGCCGAGCCCGATTATGTCAACAAGCTGCGCTCCGGTGCCTGCCGTGACTCCATCTGTACGGCGTGCAATCGCTGCGTGGCGATGATGTACACGCCGGGCGGCACCTCTTGCGTGCTGGGCGAGCCGGGGGACGCGCAGCTCAACGCTGTCGGGGCCGCCTCGCTCTAGCGGCCTTCGAAACGGGGCGGACGTTTTTCGAGAAACGCCTGCATGCCTTCCTTCTGGTCGCGGGTGGCGAACAACAGCGCCGCCGCTCGTCGCTCCAGGGCGAGCCCGGCGTCCAGCGACGCATCCATGCCCAAGAGGATGACTTCCTTGATCTGCTCGGCGGCAAGCGGCGGCATGGCGGCGATCGAGCGGGCCAGTCCCAGTGCGTGACCCAGCACTTCGTCGTCGGCGACCACCTCGCTGACCAGCCCGGCGATCCACGCCTGTTCGGCATTCAGGGGCTGGCCAGTCAACGCCATGTGCATCGCCTTGGCCTTGCCGACCGCGCGAACCAGGCGCTGGGTGCCGCCGATGCCGGGCATGATGCCGAGCCGGATTTCCGGCTGGGAAAAACGTGCGTTGCGTCCGGCGATGATGATGTCGGCAAGCATCGCCAGTTCGCAGCCGCCGCCGTAGGCATAGCCGCAAACCGCCGCGATGACCGGTTTGG is from Pseudomonas saudiphocaensis and encodes:
- a CDS encoding enoyl-CoA hydratase — translated: MSDPSPPVLLERPEPGIALLRLHRPDARNALSPELQTMLAAQFSILSEDPQTRCILVTGGDQVFAAGGDIGDMLEVGAMELYQRHTERLWAPIRNCPKPVIAAVCGYAYGGGCELAMLADIIIAGRNARFSQPEIRLGIMPGIGGTQRLVRAVGKAKAMHMALTGQPLNAEQAWIAGLVSEVVADDEVLGHALGLARSIAAMPPLAAEQIKEVILLGMDASLDAGLALERRAAALLFATRDQKEGMQAFLEKRPPRFEGR